cttatcctcgagacTCATTAGGGTAaggactcggggatggataatgcatgcACTGCTTCCATTGTCCACCATGATGCATTtgacatcggtatctaaaatgcGTAAAGTAATAACGAGGGCATCATTATGAGGGAAAGTCAAATCGTCAGCATCCGACTCGTCGAAGATGGTACTCTCTTCGAGTCTGTCGTACTGTTCGGGGGTGATAGACCGCTTGAACTTGTGAGTGGTGATGAACTTCACGTTGTTGATAGAGGTATTGTCGCCATCACCGATGATTATGTTGATGGTACGAGCTGGCGATGGCGGCTTTGGCGGGCCTTGATGTTCACGTCCTCTCGAAAAGTTAGTCCTCTGCTTATCGCTTAACAGCTCTTTGAGTTGCCCTTGACGTAATATATTTACGACTTCTTGTCTGAGGGCGATGTAATTTTCTATTTTGCGCGCGTGTTCCTGGTGGAACTCACAAAGGGCATCAGATTTTCTGGTGTTCGGGTCTGATCTCATCATCGGCGGCCACTTCACTTTTGTTCCGAGTTTCTCAAGAGCATAGACTATTTCTATAGGCGACACCAAAAAATTATGAGCAGCTAATAAAGGAGGCATACTTCTTTCATTCAGATGGGTCCCCGTCCTTGGCTTGGACAGGCCTACTTCATAGCGGAGGGAGGGTGAGGCGGCCCCCCTGACATATAGTTGGTGTCATTCCCTGTTAGGTCACGGAATCGGATGATCTCTTCTTGTATtgtctcttcattcttttctGGATTCGGCTTGTACCAAGGTTAGCCGGTGAGTTGGTCTGTTGAGGTCATCCTCGTCTGCTTAGTCATCGGCGCAATAAGCATTGTAGATTTcgtcccaagtggttggaggatacTTCATCAATCGGCTCAACAGTTTTCTAGttgctcttgaaccctctctactTTGCCCGTTTTGAAAAGTTGTGACTGCCATCCCTTCAGATACGTTTGACAAAGTCATCCTTACTTTGTTGAACCGGGCGAAGAAGTCCCTTAGTCCCTCTCCCAAGGACTGCTTAATAGcaaatatgtcgtttactctcgcctcggccttcttggctcAGACATTAGCGGTTACGAACCTATCATCCATTTCTTCAAAAGTTTCTATAGAGTGGGCTGGTAGCTTCGAATACCATGTTAATTCCCCTCCCGTGAGGGTTTTGCCAAACTTCTTCATCAAAATGGAGGACACTTGTTCCTTGGCGTAGTCgttgcctttcacggcggtgacgtaGTGATTTAAGTGATCTTCAGGATCGGTCATTCCGTCGTATATCCTGAGGTAGACAagcattttgaaggtctttggtatggcatgtggggctgCATCATCGTTGTACGGCTGCTCTATGAACCTATCGGCATCCCTTTTTGGCAGCAGCTTAGGAGCGCCTAGTATCTTGTCAACTCCTTCTTGGTTCTCTTTCATCTGGTCTCGGAGTGCCttgttttcattctccatttcttccatcctctTTAGAATGGCATCGAGGGCGTTGTCACCTGCACTATCAATAACATTATGAGTTATACCTGTCGTTGGAGGGAGGGGTCGGTTGCACTACTCGTCTATTTGTTGTATCGTGCAAGCCCTTGCGGTTACTGAAGTCATGTTTGGAGCGGGTTTGTTGAGGACGCTTGCTAGCATGTCGGTCAACCATGCCTCGAGGAGTTTTTTCACAGCTGGGGGCGTCCCTTCTTCTGTAGACGTGGATGCCCCTTTTCCGCTAGGTTTTGTCATGCTGCAGTGTGGGGGAGGTGACCTCTCTCGCCTAGGGGACACGTAGGGCGTCGTGTCCTCACCTACTGTTTCACAGCTTTCGTTGATGACATTCATAAtattggttgggaggtcacttgCTTGTCCTTTatccttggttacctgccatgtaggGTTTTGTAAATACAAAGAAAGGAGATCTTGGGGTTTTTTGACGTTAGTGACTTACGTTAATTGTAGATATAGAGGAAACTAAAAATATAACTAAGAAATCCctacagacggcgccaaattttttgaccaaaaaatatagatcttggttcaaataattaaatttatacaaatGCGGGTTAATCTTAGCTAACAATAATATCCCTAAGATGGATTTCTCGAAAGTGCAACAAATATTATGTAGGTGTATTTAAATAACAGCGGCAGTGAGCAATAAATATCCGAGAAATCAAAGGAAATAATATAGCATTCAATATCAATGAATAGCAATAAATGAAATTTAAGTGAATAGGATGAATGAGTCACCCAAGAAAGGATGGAATCAGTGAATGTTCTctctgacaatgatgagtgatggACAATCCTTCGAATAtctgagttattctcggatctagtGAAAAAGTGTAGACAAGAATCTTAATGAAAAGGTAATGTTTGTATACTAGCAAGGAGATCAGATTCTGTTTCTCAAGTCAAAGTGTATTTTTACAAATGGATATCGCATGTCCTCTATAACTATGTCTTTTTCTATCTATAGGGAATATGTTcctagaaaccctaatagtacaaatgcgtacaatatccactagaatattctccattaagtCCTATCTTAACACTAGCCGTTATAACTCTGTTAAACATGCTCGACTTCGTCCTCGATGACGTCTCCTTGACTTCAGTCTTGCTGACTCGTCGATCATGGTCTTTGCTGATAATCAGATTACTTCGGCGTGGTGTCCCAAGAATGCTTTACTGATATCATTTTGACTAAAGATGGATTTTGGCTCATACAAACTCAATTCTTAAGGGGTAATAAGACGAACGACAAAATagaatatagatagatagataaattTATATGACGATATGATTTTTTTAAGGTATTAAAAGTGGAATTTGAACAAAAACAATTCAATGGCTTCTTGAATCTCTGAAATGACAACTATTTCGGAccaatcttttttttctttttggatagCGTGGCAAATAAAAAGGACTAGAGGGAATAACACTTTCCAAAAATAGCTTTTTCTCATTTGCTGAATTACACACGAACTCAAGATTCTCCTCGTGAATTTGAATCATTTGCTGAACTTAAAAGAAATACTCCCTCCAGTCCACAATAGTtgattttttatcttttttgttGTACAAAATATctgattttttcaaattttaagaATGAATTAATTACTTTTTTCCTACATTGTCCTTTGAGTAAATAGTGTTGGAGTATGTGTTAGGAGTGTATATGTGAATAGATAGTAAAGGTTAATATGGTTAATTTCATTActaattaatattaaaaggtAAATTTCTTAATCTATATGAAAACAGccaaaaaaatcacttattatgaACCGGAGAAGTACCTTGGGGAAGTAAATTAACAAGTATTCTGAAATTCCCACACTTTTAGTCATGATTTCATGATCGTCAGCTGTGCTTGTGGCATACTTCAGCTTGGCGACTCTTACACGCTAAAAATATGTGTAATTGTACCAAACCAGTTTTGACGAGTAAGCCAAGTGATAAACAAATTGTTGAATCCTTTAAAGTTtgctttcttttacttttaatttcaAGAAGAAGTGTTGATTCAAACATATGCATATTAATATCTTACATGCTTCTGCTTCTGCCAAACTACAAGAAGAGGTCAATAGTCtctcttgtttcttcctttttatGTCATACTTTCAAGAATTCCACTTGTTTAAAATAATgtgaagattttttttttcagttttgcAGTATTTAAGAAGACGTCGAAAAAACAAGATCAATGACTGCTCCCGGAGTACAGCTGCACCTTCCCGATGATCACCATGTAATCAATCATTCATCACTATATCATTTAGCACGAAAAATGTGATTTTTTTCTATGACTATATGGGGCAGTGCTTGCTGTTATTGCTTCTTTTTTATCTTTCCCTGAGCCAAGAGTCTAACGAAAACAAGCTCTCTAAcctcacaaggtagggataaggtctacgTTCATTCTACCATCCACAATCCCACCTTATGaaattacactgggtttgttattcttgttgttgttgttgactatATGTGGCAGTGGAAGCGTAGTATTTACAAGAAAAAAgcattttcatttttgaaaagaaGGTTAACTTCACTAGTTTTCAAGTATAGGATCAAAGCCATTATGTGCGTTTTTTCCTTAATCAATACTTGGAGTGCAGCTTAAAAATATTGAAGATTCTTGTTGTTTTAATGAAGTATAGTTAAAGCTTACTAATAGGAAGTTAAAATTCTTCAACAGGTGGTGATGGATAATGGTATTCTCCAAGTGACATTGTTAGTACCAGATGGCATTGTAACCGGAATCAAATACAATGGCGTTGACAATTTGCTTGAGATTCTAAATGATGATGAAACAAACAGAGGGTAAATCCATCTGCCATTTCTTTAGTCAAATGCTCCTGATTTCTTTCTCTTTAAGAAAAACATATATAAGTTCTCTTTTTCATCATGAAAATGGATTAACAAAGTTTCTATTGAAAAAGGAATTGAATGTAACACTTGGTAAATGTTTCGTCTAGATACTGGGATGTTGTCTGGAGTTCAGCTGGGACTAAAGGAACTACAGGAATATTTGAAAGGTAATATATACCCTACCCCAAGCCACTGACCTTAGGGTTCTCAAAAAGTACTTTAAACAAAAACTGTTCGTAAAACCAAAATTGTTTTGAGCAATAAGATTGTTTCACCAATACACTGTAGGCTCATATGCACAACCTATAAGGTCATATTGGAAAGAGATGATCAAATAGAGCTTTCCTTCTCAAGGGCATGGGATGTGTCACTTCAGGACAAGCTTATTCCCCTGAAAATAGACAAAAGGTTTTGTTTTGCTTTTTCCTTCCCTTTGTTAAATATTTAtgggcaaaggtccaaatatgcccttgtactatatgaaattgagcacatttgccctttcttaatactttagctcaaatatgctcTTACCGttacatagttggtccatatatgcccttagagttacgcttatatatgcccttttcgaaacggaattcacTCAAACTAATTagttctttcgttaattgtattaaagtgtattacaaacactattttctttttattagtatTTGTTTTTCTtcacctttctcttttctttcttcttttttcttttcttttttttcctttttctttctcccttatccgtttcctccattaccgatgtcttctccattttcgtcaccaatttcacttgacaaaactcatgaatttcaattactaagaaaattctcccataagataatcaagttccaatttcactagccctctaaataaacgaaattaaattgttccaaaaattatggtttaaactttaaaataataaaagcatCTCAACCTTTGACAATattcaaaagaccaaaatatttaaattgtttctagaaagataatttaatgattaaaagcctatagttcaagttgtagtgttataaatttgagttgttagtattttttcatcttttttcagctggacattttctatttttttattaactatgtaaattaggggtgtacatggaacgggttggttcggtttttatcaaaaccaaaccaaaccaattatatcagtTTGGATTGTTCGATTTTGTTGGATTTTTTGGGTTtcttgttacataaatattatttcaatcttactttgttaaattttttagaactaaatatatgttcagtaaaaattaaaaaattgacaaacatatgatctataaaattattcttatgggagaattttcttagtaattggaattcatgagttttgtcaagtgaaattggtgacgaaaatggagaagacatcagtaatggaggaaatcggataagggagaaagaaaaaggaaaaataaaagagaagaaaagaaaaaagaagaaagaaaagagaaaggtaaagaaaaaaaagtactaataaaaggAAATAGTgattgtaatacactttaatacaattaacgaaataGCTAATTAGTTTGGGCGGATTCCGTTtggaaaagggcatatatgggccaattgtgtaactctaagggcatatatggaccaactatgtgacggtaagggcatatttgagctaaagtattaacgaagggcaaatgtgctcaatttcgtatagtacaagggaCTATACTTGATGATTAACCAGAAGTATGATGTTCAGGTTTATAATGCTTAAAGGTTCCTCGGGTTTCTATTCTTATGCAATTTATGAACATTTAGAGGGATGGCCTGGTTTCAACCTTGATGAGACTAGGATCGCATTCAAGCTCAGAAAAGACAAGTAATACTCACTTTATCTTCATCCAATCTGTTAGTTTTTTCTTACTGGCATATCTTTTTAAGTTCTCATATTTACATAATGAAACGTATAATATTTGTGATTAAATGTTTGTATATATCAAAGACACGATGTCATCTCTTATGTATGAAGGATgttttattgtctaattaatctTGAACATCGACCAGGTTTCATTACATGGCAATGGCAGATAACAGGCAGAGATACATGCCCTTACCTGATGACAGGTTACCAGATAGAGGACAACCACTTGCTTATCCTGAAGCAGTCCTGCTTGTCAATCCCGTGGAGCCTGAGTTCAAAGGCGAGGTACCTACTTTCTTCTACCATTTGCTGATGTATAATATAATTAAGTACTCCCCATTAAATGTGTGTTCTTTCTAACAGCTTAGGGTTTTATATATGATAGTTACACACATCTCTCCATCTCTATTTATCCATTTACATAATGTGTCAGTAATGTTACTTCTGTTAACTGGCTGCTGAAGAGGCAATACTGTTCGATTTATCAAATTCTTCTTGTGGTTCATTATTAGGGTCTTAGTGAGTACTTTTTTGGGTAATTCTTGATTGATTAATGCTACCAGGTCGATGACAAGTATCAATACTCATGTGAGGACAAAGATCTCAAAGTTCATGGATGGATTTGTATGGATCCACCACTGGGGTTCTGGATAATTATTCCTAGTGACGAATTTCGATCTGGGGGACCCCTTAAACAAAACCTCACTTCTCATGTTGGTCCAACTGCTCTTTCTGTGAGTAATCACTCCTCTTCAATTGTTTCTTTGGACCTGAGACACTAAATAAGCAAACATAACCAAGCATTTCAATTTGGACCAGACTCTAGTCACAAAACACAGCTtggttttctcttcttttcacgATTGTCTCCTATGATGTATTCTGCAGGTGTTTCTCAGTGCCCACTATGCAGGAGAGGATTTGGTTCCAAAGTTTGGAGACGGGGAGCCATGGAAGAAAGTCTTTGGACCAgtttttatatatcttaattatGTCAATGAAGGGGAGGATCCCCTTACTCTCTGGGAGGATGCCAAAGAACAGGTATAATTAAGGAAAGAGTTTAAGTTCTTTGCGCTGATAATGTTAGAAATATCAAGTCATATAGAAGGCAATTACACGTAACTCTATTTAACAAGCACTCATTGGTAACTCATAATAAATGGTAAATATAACAGGCTAAATTACATAATTGTGTAAAAATTTCTCACTAGCCTGCCTAAAGCATTGAATGCAAAAAATAGATGCTGATAGAAGTTGAAAGCTGGCCTTACAGTTTTCCAGCAAGTGAGGATTTTCCATCATCATCTCAACGTGGTAATATTAGTGGAAGATTGTTAGTCCAAGACAGGTATTACTTGCTTATTTTTTACTATTaccacttttttcttttttcttttggagGTAGGTGGTGGACTTGGAAGAACAATTATTCTACGGTCATTGGCTCTACTTATATTATTTTTTCAAGCTTAGGTACTTCAAAGATTATAAGATATCTGCTTCTGGTGCATACGTTGGCTTGGCTCCACCAGGAGAAGCCGGTTCATGGCAAAGAGAATGCAAGGTGATTCAAGGGAACATAAAAGCTCAATCACTCGAAAACTACTTATGTTTTTTCATTTTAAGAATTTGAATACTTGTTGATGTTGATCAGGATTATCAATTCTGGACAAAAGCAGATGAGGAAGGCTATTATGTAATCAGTGATATACGAGCAGGCGACTATAACTTGTATGCATTTGTCCCTGGATTCATTGGAGATTACAAAAGTGACATTAAAGTCACAATTACCTCGGGTACTAAATTCTCTATTTGGCTAATACACCATTATTTTCAAGCTTTTCAAGATCGTTACGAGCTAAAAATAACATGTTATAAATCAGGTTGCAGCATTGAGATAGATGATCTTGTCTTTGAACCCCCAAGAAATGGACCTACACTTTGGGAAATTGGCATTCCTGATCGTTCTGCTCGAGAGTTTTATATTCCTGATCCTGATCCAAAATATATCAACAAACTCTTTGTTAATCATCCTGATAAGTTAAGCTTTCTCCTTCTTCATCGATAGTTtaatttttatctttttattttgctGCTCATTATCATCATCTTCCTCAGGTTTAGACAGTACGGGCTATGGGAGAGATACACTGGCTTGTATCCAAATGGTGATATAGTTTTTACAGTTGGAGAGAGTGACTATAAAAAAGATTGGTTCTTTGCTCAAGTCACTAGGTAAAGAAAGTACTAAATCAGTACTATATTTGCATCTGGATTTATTTGTAGACTTTAGGGAAGATCTTATAATTGATATCTTCATTAAATTTGAATGTGAGTTTTCTTCCTTTTTTCGGACTTTTGGGTATGTTAGGAAAAGGGATGAAAAGACATATATAGGAACAACATGGCAAATAAAGTTCAAACTTGACAGTGTTAAACAAAAGGAAATCTATACACTAAGAGTGGCACTTGCATCTGCAGCTCAAGCTGAATTACAGGTATAGCACAGTTTTTCCATCATTTTTAGATATTTTCGAGTCAACGATAAAGGAAATCATAAAATGTAACTTGCAGGTTCGCGTTAATGATTCAAGCACGAATACTCCTCTATTCTCAAGTGGAGTGATAGGGAAGGATAACGCGATAGCAAGGCATGGAATTCATGGTCTCCATTGGCTGTTCAATGTGAATTTGCAGGGTAATATACTTGTTGAAGGGGAAAATACCATATATTTGACCCAAGCAAATTCAACTAGTCCTTTTCAAGGGATCATGTATGATTATATCCGTTTAGAAGGACCTCCTTACCATGACTAAGGCAAATTGTTCGAGAAAtctttgtatatttttttttttgtacaaCTCTTTTGatagagtttaagttatatacaaaCAAATTCTCTATGCATGCATTGTCGTCTCAAATGCTGGCAAATAGTATTTTATTGCACTTTGAATGGAATAAACCATAGTCTATCCTtctcttttttaaaattttgtgacACAGTTCTGATAGAATTTAATgttccaccaaactatatagagaaccagatTCTCTATTAGTTTTCATAGAACACACGTACACTGCAGTAGGTAAATGACACAaaaaattccccctttttgatgatgacaaacttataattgaagtttTCCCTAAGAGTCAGAATTGAAGTTTCCTGTATTCCCCCTGAATCTGTTCCCTAGTGCCAGAATGGTAGTTTCCTGTATTCCCCCTGAATCTGTTCCCCAGCTTGTTCCCCCTCAATTATTTTTcgcccttttggcatcataaaaagatcagTAGCAAGCAAGaagcaaaaagaagtctagcttgattaactcatgccacatgtgtgcGCACAATCATGACTAAAAATAGAGCAAAAGAGCAAGACATACACAGTAAAAGGATGAAACTTACATTAATTTTTGGAAATTAAGCAGGGAGCAATTCCATTGTTaccaaaacatccacaaaataaaaacaacaaaaggTACCAGTCATAAACATCATTAAGAATAAAAACAGAGGACGAACACTAGGAACTTGACACTGGGAATAGGACGGCTATTAAGGAGCACTTGAAGGGGGAGCATTGGAGGCATAGAAAGAGGGAAAGGGTTTTAAGAAGGATGTCCATACGAGCATTTGCAGACCCTTGCTCGGTTAGCAACCTTTCCTTCAGATCCTCAATCTGTTTCCTGAGAGCAGCATTTTCCTTTGTCAGGCGGGCAACCTCTGTAGTTTGGGAACTACTGGAACCAGCTGCCTCCTGGGTCTGACTAAGTTGACCTTCGAGAATGGCATTTCGAGCCTTCTGTTTCCTTATTTCTTCAGTGGCACTGTTTTGAGCGTTGATCAACTGAGAAATGGTCTAATTATTGCCTACCCCTCCACTCATATCAATGCACTCACACTCTTCAAGGGTGGTTTTGGAGAAATATTGCTTGTGAGTTCCTACTTTAGCCAGTCCCAATTGAACCTTGAAGAATTCAAACACTTTAGTGAGGAGAAACCCGTAAGGCAACCCATGATTACCTTCCTTGAACTATGCTACTTTCTTCATGTGTTCTATCATAAGACCAGGCAGGTTCATGGTGGTGTAGCTATCCAGTGATTCCATGAAAACCAAGTCTACTCGTGATGTAATGGAGAGTCTTTCAGCACGTGGGAGCAGAACTTTGTTCACCATTTCGGACATCAGTTGGTACACTGGAGGGAGGGCCTTCTTGTGTACCCGTTCCCCCTTGTTGTACTGCCTTATCCTTCACAATGGCGTTTCTGAAATTTGTAGAGCAGACCCCCTCAATGGATGACATCCCATCAGTGGGCACGCCCAAAATGGCTCCCAGTACACTAGTGTCCATCACAAAATCAACACTGTTCACTGTCAGACAAATGTTATCGTCCTTAACTGTGAAGAAGTCAGCATAAAAGCTACGCACTTCTACCTCATATACCTTGGGATTGTTAGTTGTGAACAGATGTGTCCATTATTGGAATTCACATATCTCCACCAATTGGCGCATTCCTGACATATCCAGAATATCGAGGGCAAATGTACGGCCCCCACAGTACATTTTGGATTCTCAGTTTTCCCTTCCAGCATCCTGGGTTGCATCAACCTTGGCCCTTTTGGAGGTACCGAGTTCTTCACTAGCACTAGCCTTCCTTTTCACTGATTTTCTTGTACTTTTTCTTTTCTCACCAGATTTCTCAGACATTTGTTCAACCAACTCTTCACCAAATTTCTCAGCTACTTTCTCATAAGATTTTTCACCCTCAACCTTGCTCAAGTCAATTTCACTCACAGATGACTCTCTGTTGGACTTTGGAACGGTAAGTTTCTTTGAGGACTTACGAACCAAGGAACCAGGTTCATCTTctacctcatcatcaacaacaacgaCTAGTGCAGGAGGCACTACCTTCTCATTTACAACCTTTCTATCTTTCACCAATatcctcttcttcttttcctttttgcttttccttaaaACTGACTCAAATTCTTCCTTTTTCTGCAACCTAGTGATAAGTCTCTTAGAAGTTGACTCTTGGGGAGTTGCCTGACTACTCCTAGACTTGATGAAGCTCGCAAGAGCCACATTGTCATAGGTATCTTCACTCCCTTCATTTTCCTCCTCAGACAGAGATCGCATCTCGGGAGGAACAATGGCCAATAGCTCAGCATAGAAATGAGGAGAGGGAGCGGAATCAGTACTGACCTGGGGTTCTTCAGAAAAATAGggagtttcatcccaagtaggagcatAGTTCTCCTATGTGGAGGGATCAAGTCCCTCAGGAAGTTCCCCAGTAGTACTATCTGCTGCCAGATTTTTGACAGGCACCAGTTCCTTTCCCTCTGCCAGTAGACTATCACCTTCCCCCTTAGACCCATTTATTTCAGACACGCCTTCATACTCATCAACTACACAGCCCTCAATAGCAATTGACAACATATTCTCTATGGCCTCTTGTTCTTGTAAACCCAAAGTAAACTCAGAAGACATAAGAAGAGCATTACCTATAGACTCGGCGACATTCAAATCAAAACATGGGGTAGTCTTTGCCGATTCATCACTGTTACAACCCACTCCTTGCATCTCATAATATTTTTCCACTGGTCGACTAGAAATTTCCTGATTGTCTTTTTCCGCCACTGTATCTGCTTCTACCATTTTTTTCGACGAGACAGAAGCAGAAGTTGCTGCCACAAATTTCTTAGGAGTCGAGGTTTTGCGACTCCTATGAGAGCCAATGCTCGACTAAGTTGGAGAGGAACTAGTATATGGTTGTGACTCTAGCTTAGGGTTTGGACTAGATAGTGTAGGGATTATAGGTTCTAGCACTGGGGTTTCAATGGGTGATGACACTGTGGGGATGATGCTTGGAACAGTCTGAGTCTCCATATTTTCAGACATGATGGAGGATAGTGAGAGTATTATGGAAGAAGAGAGTGTTCGATTTGAAGGAAAAAGAGAATTTTTGGCTTTGATGTGAACAGTTATGATAGTGACCGTGAGAGAGGTTATTTAAGAAGGGTGAGGGATCGGTTAGGAACGGGTATCAAGTTGGGTAAACGGGTCATTTCATAACGGGTAGGACGCTTGAGTTCCAAAAAGAGAGAGAAATGAAGGATTGATATTTTAATGACATGGCACCATTTCAGTCGTTAAAAAGATGTGGATGAGAGTACATAgaaactactaacctgtgtcaaaggaaccaggttccctgactgAAATGCGATATCATTGGCTACTTGTTTGCTCTGTAATCGTCATGTGTGTCTACCTGCAATGGTATAGAGATGAAAACTTTGCCAGAAAACACTTTCTAACTATTTTACCTGtacatttctttcatagccaatcatcgagggaccaggtccCTAGCTAGATTTCATCAACCCTAGTGCCAAAcgattcttttcaaagtgctctATGCTCAGagctttggtgaagatatctgcaatTTGATCTTTTGTGCTGCAAGACTTCATGCAAATAAGCCCTTTctcaacattgtctctgaggaAGTGATGTCACACATCAATATGCTTTGTTCTCTTATGTTAAATTGGATTTTTTCCATGTTGAGAGCACTAGTGTTGTCACATAGTAAGGGCACACAATCAGAAAACACACCAAAATCTTCTAGATGTTGCTTGATCCACAGTAATTGAGCATAGCAAGAGGCAGCTaccacatactcagcttcagcagttgaAAGGGCCACTGAGTTTTATTTTCTTGTGCCCTATGAGATTAGACACGAGCCCAGAAAATGTGCCATACCAGAAGTGCTTTTCCTATCTACCAAATAACCAGCATAGTCAACATCAGCATACCCTATTAAGTCAAAGTTATCTCATGAGAGATAGTAGAGAACCAAGTCCTTCGTTCCTTTGAGACACCTCAGAATTCTCTTTGCAGCCTTCagatgagactcctttggattggATGGAAACCTGACACAAAGTCCCACACTGAAGACAATGTCTGGTCTACTTGTTGTGAGATTCAGAAGTGACCCAATAATGCCTCTATGCATAGTCTCGTTTACAGGAGAATCAGGTTCATCCATATCCAGGCAAGTGGCAGTGGCAATAGGTGTATCAATAATCTTTGAACTCTCAATCTCAAATCTCTTCGGAAGCTCTTTGATGTACTTTTGCTGACTTATCATTGTACCCCTAGGAGTTTGCTTGACTTGTAGATccaagaagaaattcaattcccccatcatgctcatttcaaactcacttcccaTGAGTCTTGCAAATTCCTCACACAAAGAGTCATTTGCTGCTCCGAAGAtaatgtcatcaacatagacttgcactatgagcaggttcctcctctatttcttcaaaaatagagtgttgtcaatttttcct
This region of Nicotiana tomentosiformis chromosome 4, ASM39032v3, whole genome shotgun sequence genomic DNA includes:
- the LOC138910314 gene encoding uncharacterized protein, yielding MPPLLAAHNFLVSPIEIVYALEKLGTKVKWPPMMRSDPNTRKSDALCEFHQEHARKIENYIALRQEVVNILRQGQLKELLSDKQRTNFSRGREHQGPPKPPSPARTINIIIGDGDNTSINNVKFITTHKFKRSITPEQYDRLEESTIFDESDADDLTFPHNDALVITLRILDTDVKCIMVDNGSSACIIHPRVLTLMSLEDKIVSHCITLIDFNNAVERTSGEITLPILAGGVTLEMTFYIMDQATSYNAIVGQPWIHPMRAIPSSTK